The Fibrobacter sp. UBA4297 genome includes a window with the following:
- a CDS encoding glycoside hydrolase family 9 protein — protein sequence MSIKKYLLALCAAASMVSAQQEQPTPYDLIRPVFPLTWDSTVFKNFDTSVTKKKNMLPKKLTPPQYAPNAFVPDTLNQAYLDAMNMHISPIRVNQAGYLEKDPEKQFFYVGTAESFEVVDVNGKSLSPAVKGTFKPSTKTTSSSWRIVAGTNAATNDKLRYEINFKGPTGTILIGNIPAGVPTKTRLRIKVGNEISSTFIVSDEVYSMVRNAALKFYGINRSGYAESWFRKGKPSHTKDGAGGVVVGKDEARGEYHPEFAGTLAGGYYDCGDHLKESQTQMYATAVAAVMAATNPNADMDVYAYNQGETVNTDGIPDMLREAKHGADFVLKAYARAKGVIDDMALSVGSFGPDHGWWGQPENQDLLPVDGSASATDRGGPAARAVRLGEIGSSVGGETAASMAIVGKMFSEYPEYKAFADSCLEVAIKMYDFSKDLATGKKFKNNTDPIVNTPAYSGSTVYHDDMALAAVALLYATHDTTYLYDIAENPALRGGQSKLDFAYSNPQGFFRGGWFTFKQAGFFKDGANTDWASTFTYALYAFYKLILKDEATAASYGIDNNRRLEYAEDIAYTMSTNVSAVSYTDGASESIVLPKGGGWTSDGTVKYEPLWYTMKTQQPWIYNRYQLGNTIDVLTYADVTKDLEGVKLPQNGAQNWKSTEMFQLGINQLNYMLGMNPWDISFIYGIGDKNDAHPHHRAANPEGKNMPGAGYPYKVPVGALLGGVQAGVAWDPLGRGGTSGTSWEGYQISEVCIDAAAALVGSTMLVAQDVDKTAAPDISVEIRHVSMDSALVTVKLTQRGTATISYGTQEGQYSLNATSEGAGVQHDIILRDLKPGTAYYFYVTGANAYKPENTKTKFLVDSTQTPFTFTTLSTVENANIQNVTVCNISGDSAEIMWYTPNGEYESKIYWDTKPHSSANEFAYNSGVGNADVSGIPTQFHYVKIGGLKEKTTYYFMVESNGAQSTVDDDGNLLKFTTPVTWYDFSVRTYQYEWAGKPAINMNIINNEARAFDSLTIRMYMRGDDDLYDDVAIRTDICQAYDEGGFNGPCDEETLAQLNEGFRHVRPVKIEDTYDDKTKTWQWYFPIPLGPTVIKSSSRFRVDVLFVARIRAVGQDDPLDIPPQNKKFYCHSDIDNKWHWVTDLTSQEALDENPGDWSWMPHSRENYEEKDYPGMSCEEKDASDIDFTVAAENPYVSVYRKDEFIWGYSPSKKEMENKRANYRMDIVLDPPFNVSNGSHIDIDQASSIVHVTGKAHVTEGGYITKIWANGVKVSGMAFNDGVSLDKWLLNEAGTDIIAKYDVATDMWDLDIPVKMGIGSKKVDITIFAGANPTCETCAENGGCAFENRTYYINFSKGDATASTLVIKDAAGNPITSPANTEGTVFFIDLMDKDKIKGNVQTLEVQVLNNKKNDVLKVTLTADAANPGHFIGGPITAVNHSKETRNQTSEISFFAGDTIQVVYTDPDDEEDISKQTFYAESKVPSPQTVLAEDSNCDNKADQLRIIFTNKLSIDYPLDSIRYFIEGMSDTVSVPLVPASYMDKNEILIALDTSLIPTNANPSGKITTYVADRGIANAENAKIADGILPTLVSVSILEKSDNDNSGLDTVMIAFSEPVIFSTLNEWPLVIAGTTSAPTLAAAPTTTNNGKTWQLVISGNVNNTLVPIGALASAKTTGGFMITDQNLNQINPVGCKPSVPVTLISRPVPVYHAEMIDIEGDGIPDKVYIMFERKLKPKDVFDSIVTVWGDPGITRSFITTADTTGGVIVPKESYWTIRDTASAPFTIQIDSVTTKDSVNTYSIIEITIPTNLAYPYGSTSGDKDGNGTVSPLKGAANGFFETSYTLYDKCAPVISSARLIKNGTLTVNMSEPLTILETGKYIQRERDEYIPAVRPNGAGKAQLFIYNEKDNVFHAGDRVRLVPQILGSAYVDKVNIAPTIANPYVRITGDDNIRFAVNLTEPVTTPKLYAYAGRPEATANDAFVLTAVSGDKYSFVNGDGTVLGQVDTAAYHGSGPNFEIEVMMPSASFTTRDGKPLYDMHLKIVADLYDNLGQYINTYKFEIPKEKFAAVRPLVDNGSLRLNLEWAAKDNEAPVAKKGNKIGTGAYIAKFDFTAESFCAATFDESSNDYKAKCSEVGARAEKASDSKTKTFGFKRRK from the coding sequence GTGAGTATCAAGAAGTATCTATTGGCGTTGTGTGCCGCAGCATCCATGGTAAGTGCACAGCAGGAACAACCCACTCCGTATGATTTGATTCGCCCTGTTTTCCCATTGACCTGGGACTCGACCGTTTTTAAGAACTTTGATACATCGGTCACCAAAAAGAAGAACATGCTGCCCAAGAAGCTTACTCCACCACAGTACGCTCCCAACGCATTTGTTCCCGACACACTGAATCAGGCATACTTAGATGCCATGAACATGCACATATCCCCCATTCGTGTCAATCAGGCGGGATATCTCGAGAAAGATCCAGAAAAGCAGTTCTTCTACGTAGGTACTGCTGAATCGTTCGAAGTTGTCGATGTCAACGGCAAATCGCTGTCTCCAGCTGTCAAAGGAACCTTCAAGCCTAGCACAAAAACAACCTCATCGAGTTGGCGTATTGTTGCAGGCACCAACGCAGCCACCAACGATAAGCTGCGTTACGAGATCAATTTTAAAGGTCCGACAGGGACAATCCTAATCGGAAATATTCCAGCAGGTGTACCTACCAAAACCCGACTTCGCATTAAAGTCGGTAACGAAATTTCAAGTACATTCATTGTAAGCGATGAAGTTTACTCCATGGTCCGCAATGCGGCCCTCAAGTTCTACGGCATCAACCGTAGTGGGTACGCAGAATCCTGGTTCCGCAAAGGAAAACCCTCCCATACCAAGGACGGTGCAGGCGGTGTTGTTGTTGGTAAAGACGAAGCCAGAGGCGAATACCACCCAGAATTTGCAGGAACGCTTGCTGGTGGTTATTACGACTGCGGTGACCATTTGAAGGAATCCCAAACCCAAATGTATGCCACGGCTGTTGCCGCTGTGATGGCGGCAACAAACCCCAATGCAGACATGGACGTCTATGCCTATAACCAGGGCGAAACCGTCAATACGGACGGTATTCCCGACATGCTCCGCGAAGCAAAACACGGTGCTGACTTCGTTTTGAAAGCTTACGCTCGAGCCAAGGGCGTGATTGACGACATGGCACTTTCTGTGGGCAGCTTCGGTCCCGACCATGGTTGGTGGGGCCAACCTGAAAATCAGGATTTGTTGCCTGTTGATGGTTCTGCATCCGCAACCGATAGAGGCGGTCCAGCAGCAAGAGCTGTTCGTCTTGGAGAAATTGGTTCTAGTGTCGGTGGTGAAACTGCAGCCAGCATGGCTATCGTAGGTAAGATGTTCTCCGAATATCCGGAATATAAAGCCTTCGCAGATAGCTGTTTGGAAGTCGCTATAAAGATGTACGACTTCAGTAAGGATTTAGCGACAGGCAAAAAATTCAAGAATAACACAGACCCAATAGTAAACACACCCGCATATAGCGGTTCTACCGTTTACCATGACGATATGGCTTTGGCAGCTGTGGCTCTCCTCTACGCCACACATGACACAACCTACCTTTACGATATCGCTGAAAATCCCGCTTTGAGAGGTGGTCAAAGCAAGTTAGACTTTGCGTATAGCAACCCTCAAGGATTCTTCCGCGGTGGTTGGTTCACCTTCAAGCAAGCCGGTTTCTTTAAGGACGGAGCAAACACGGACTGGGCAAGCACCTTTACCTATGCTCTCTATGCTTTCTACAAATTGATTCTTAAAGATGAAGCAACAGCAGCCTCTTACGGCATCGACAACAACAGGCGCCTAGAATATGCAGAAGACATTGCTTACACAATGAGCACTAACGTTTCTGCAGTTTCATACACAGATGGAGCATCAGAATCAATCGTATTGCCTAAAGGCGGTGGATGGACTTCTGACGGAACCGTCAAGTATGAACCTTTGTGGTACACCATGAAGACACAACAGCCTTGGATTTACAACCGATACCAGTTGGGAAATACCATTGACGTCTTGACCTACGCTGATGTAACAAAGGATTTGGAAGGTGTAAAACTTCCGCAGAACGGAGCTCAGAACTGGAAATCGACAGAAATGTTCCAGTTGGGCATCAACCAGCTGAACTACATGTTAGGCATGAACCCGTGGGATATATCCTTTATTTATGGTATTGGCGACAAGAACGACGCCCACCCACACCATCGTGCAGCAAACCCCGAAGGCAAAAACATGCCTGGTGCAGGTTACCCGTACAAGGTCCCTGTTGGAGCCTTATTGGGTGGTGTTCAAGCAGGTGTTGCATGGGATCCTCTGGGAAGAGGCGGTACTAGTGGCACAAGTTGGGAAGGTTATCAAATATCAGAAGTATGTATCGACGCAGCCGCCGCACTTGTCGGAAGCACAATGTTAGTCGCACAGGATGTGGATAAGACAGCCGCTCCAGATATCAGCGTAGAAATCCGCCACGTGAGCATGGACTCCGCACTCGTGACCGTCAAGCTTACCCAGCGCGGCACAGCAACAATCTCTTACGGCACACAGGAAGGCCAGTACAGTTTGAACGCAACAAGCGAAGGCGCTGGTGTCCAGCACGATATCATCCTCCGCGACTTGAAACCAGGAACTGCCTATTACTTCTATGTCACTGGTGCAAATGCCTACAAGCCAGAAAACACAAAGACCAAATTCCTTGTCGACAGCACTCAGACGCCGTTCACATTCACAACGCTCAGCACGGTTGAAAACGCCAACATTCAAAACGTGACCGTCTGTAACATTAGCGGCGACAGTGCCGAAATCATGTGGTACACCCCGAACGGCGAATACGAATCCAAGATTTACTGGGATACAAAGCCCCACTCAAGCGCCAACGAATTCGCCTACAATTCGGGCGTTGGTAACGCAGACGTGTCTGGCATCCCGACGCAGTTCCACTACGTAAAGATTGGCGGCCTCAAGGAAAAGACGACTTACTACTTCATGGTCGAAAGTAACGGAGCTCAGTCTACCGTCGATGACGACGGCAACCTGCTCAAGTTTACAACACCAGTCACATGGTACGACTTCAGCGTGAGAACATACCAGTATGAATGGGCAGGCAAGCCAGCAATCAACATGAACATCATAAACAACGAAGCCAGAGCGTTCGACAGTTTGACCATCCGCATGTACATGCGCGGCGACGACGATCTCTATGACGACGTTGCCATCCGTACTGATATTTGCCAAGCCTACGATGAAGGAGGTTTCAATGGGCCATGCGATGAGGAAACTTTAGCTCAATTAAACGAAGGCTTCCGCCATGTTCGTCCGGTCAAAATAGAAGATACTTATGACGATAAGACCAAGACCTGGCAATGGTACTTCCCCATCCCGCTAGGACCAACGGTAATCAAGTCTTCTAGCCGATTCCGCGTAGACGTGCTCTTTGTCGCTCGTATCCGAGCTGTGGGCCAAGACGATCCGCTCGATATTCCACCACAGAACAAAAAGTTCTACTGCCATTCCGATATCGACAACAAGTGGCACTGGGTCACAGACCTTACCAGCCAAGAAGCTCTTGATGAAAATCCGGGCGATTGGAGCTGGATGCCGCACTCCCGTGAAAATTACGAAGAAAAGGATTATCCGGGCATGTCCTGTGAGGAAAAAGATGCAAGTGACATAGACTTTACCGTCGCTGCAGAAAACCCATACGTATCCGTCTACCGCAAGGACGAGTTCATCTGGGGCTATAGCCCGTCCAAGAAGGAAATGGAAAACAAGAGAGCCAACTACAGAATGGATATCGTACTTGATCCTCCATTCAACGTCTCTAACGGTTCCCATATTGATATCGACCAGGCAAGCAGCATTGTCCATGTCACAGGCAAGGCCCACGTGACCGAAGGCGGCTACATTACCAAGATTTGGGCAAATGGTGTTAAGGTCAGCGGCATGGCGTTCAACGACGGCGTCAGCCTCGACAAGTGGTTGCTCAACGAAGCCGGTACCGACATTATCGCCAAGTACGATGTGGCAACGGACATGTGGGATCTCGACATTCCTGTCAAGATGGGCATTGGCTCCAAGAAGGTGGACATCACCATCTTTGCAGGTGCAAACCCCACATGCGAAACATGTGCCGAAAATGGCGGTTGCGCATTTGAAAACAGAACCTACTACATCAACTTCTCGAAGGGCGATGCTACAGCCTCGACACTTGTCATCAAGGATGCTGCAGGCAATCCGATTACAAGCCCTGCAAATACCGAAGGCACAGTATTCTTTATCGACTTGATGGACAAGGATAAGATTAAGGGCAACGTGCAGACGCTCGAAGTCCAGGTTCTCAACAACAAGAAGAACGATGTCCTCAAGGTCACCTTGACGGCAGACGCCGCCAATCCGGGCCACTTTATCGGAGGTCCGATTACCGCCGTCAACCATTCCAAGGAAACGAGGAACCAGACTTCCGAAATTTCGTTCTTCGCAGGCGATACGATCCAGGTTGTCTACACCGACCCGGATGACGAAGAAGACATCTCCAAACAGACATTCTACGCCGAATCCAAGGTTCCGTCTCCGCAGACAGTTCTCGCCGAAGACAGCAACTGCGACAACAAGGCCGACCAGCTTAGAATCATTTTCACGAACAAGCTCAGCATTGATTATCCGCTGGATAGCATCAGGTACTTTATCGAAGGCATGAGCGATACGGTTAGCGTTCCGCTCGTACCCGCAAGCTATATGGACAAGAACGAAATTCTCATTGCCCTTGACACAAGCCTTATTCCGACTAACGCTAATCCATCTGGTAAGATTACGACCTACGTTGCTGACCGCGGTATTGCAAATGCCGAAAACGCGAAGATTGCCGACGGCATCCTCCCCACTCTCGTGAGCGTGTCCATCCTTGAAAAATCGGACAACGACAATAGCGGTCTCGATACAGTCATGATAGCCTTCTCGGAACCGGTCATTTTCTCGACCTTGAACGAATGGCCGCTCGTGATTGCAGGTACAACAAGTGCACCGACTCTTGCTGCAGCCCCGACGACAACGAACAACGGCAAGACATGGCAGTTGGTTATCAGCGGTAACGTCAACAATACGCTTGTGCCGATTGGAGCTTTGGCTAGCGCCAAAACCACAGGCGGGTTTATGATTACCGACCAGAATCTCAACCAGATTAACCCGGTCGGCTGCAAACCGAGTGTTCCTGTAACGCTCATTTCTCGCCCGGTCCCGGTCTACCATGCGGAAATGATCGATATCGAAGGCGATGGCATTCCGGACAAGGTCTACATCATGTTCGAAAGAAAGCTCAAGCCTAAGGATGTCTTTGATAGTATCGTGACCGTCTGGGGCGACCCGGGCATCACACGCAGCTTCATTACGACTGCAGATACGACCGGCGGCGTCATCGTGCCGAAGGAAAGCTACTGGACCATCCGCGATACAGCTTCGGCTCCGTTCACAATTCAGATTGACTCGGTTACTACAAAGGATTCCGTCAACACCTACAGCATCATCGAAATCACCATTCCGACAAATCTCGCCTACCCGTATGGTTCTACAAGCGGCGATAAAGATGGCAATGGAACGGTTTCTCCGCTCAAGGGCGCTGCAAACGGCTTCTTTGAAACGAGCTACACCCTGTACGACAAGTGCGCCCCTGTCATATCATCGGCACGCCTGATCAAGAACGGGACACTCACCGTCAACATGTCCGAACCGCTCACTATACTCGAGACGGGCAAGTACATCCAACGTGAACGCGACGAGTACATCCCGGCCGTGAGACCGAACGGCGCAGGCAAGGCCCAGCTGTTCATCTACAACGAGAAGGACAACGTGTTCCATGCTGGCGACCGCGTACGCCTCGTCCCGCAGATTCTCGGCTCCGCCTACGTCGACAAGGTAAACATAGCCCCGACGATTGCAAACCCCTACGTGCGCATCACCGGCGACGATAACATCCGCTTCGCAGTGAACCTCACGGAACCTGTCACGACGCCTAAGCTTTACGCCTATGCCGGCCGTCCTGAAGCGACTGCAAATGACGCCTTCGTGCTGACGGCAGTCTCCGGCGACAAGTACAGTTTCGTGAACGGCGATGGAACGGTCCTCGGACAGGTCGACACCGCAGCATACCACGGTTCCGGTCCGAACTTCGAAATCGAGGTCATGATGCCTTCCGCAAGCTTCACGACCCGCGATGGCAAGCCGCTGTACGACATGCACCTGAAGATAGTCGCAGACCTCTACGACAACCTCGGCCAGTACATCAACACGTACAAGTTCGAAATCCCGAAGGAAAAGTTTGCAGCAGTAAGACCGCTGGTCGACAACGGTTCCCTCAGGCTGAACCTGGAATGGGCCGCCAAGGACAACGAAGCGCCGGTCGCCAAGAAGGGCAACAAGATCGGTACCGGCGCCTACATCGCGAAGTTTGACTTCACGGCAGAATCCTTCTGCGCAGCGACATTCGACGAATCCAGCAACGACTACAAGGCGAAGTGCTCTGAAGTCGGTGCTAGGGCAGAGAAGGCTTCCGACAGCAAGACGAAGACTTTCGGATTCAAGAGAAGAAAGTAA